One Methylosinus sp. LW4 genomic region harbors:
- a CDS encoding LabA-like NYN domain-containing protein, producing MRSAIFIDGANLHLTVSCLGIELDYARLLRTLRGKASSAQAFYYVALSDTQANGSINRLTDWLAYNGYIVVAKPIAETIDGFGRRRFKGSIDVDLAVAAMAMAERVDAMTLVSGNGAYRSLIGAVQRKGVRVSVASTIKTHPPIIAEELRRQADDFIDIGAIADKIRRVSIANVGLIEAAEESAGDHADAFASPAGRKIASSPISGRKEQI from the coding sequence ATGCGAAGCGCAATATTCATCGACGGCGCGAATCTTCATCTGACGGTCAGCTGTCTCGGCATAGAGCTCGATTACGCCCGGCTGCTACGGACGCTGCGCGGAAAGGCGTCCTCCGCTCAGGCCTTCTATTATGTGGCGTTGAGCGACACGCAAGCCAATGGCTCCATAAATCGGCTGACGGACTGGCTCGCCTATAATGGATATATCGTCGTCGCGAAGCCGATCGCCGAAACGATCGACGGCTTCGGCCGGCGACGGTTCAAAGGCAGCATAGACGTCGATCTCGCCGTCGCCGCCATGGCGATGGCCGAACGTGTCGATGCGATGACATTGGTGTCGGGCAATGGCGCTTATCGATCGCTGATCGGCGCCGTTCAGCGCAAGGGCGTGCGCGTCTCCGTCGCGTCCACGATCAAGACGCACCCGCCGATCATCGCCGAGGAGCTGCGGCGCCAGGCCGATGACTTCATCGATATCGGCGCCATAGCGGATAAGATTAGACGCGTCTCCATCGCGAATGTCGGTTTGATCGAAGCGGCCGAGGAGAGCGCTGGCGATCACGCGGACGCCTTTGCGTCTCCTGCGGGAAGGAAGATCGCGAGCAGCCCGATCAGCGGCAGGAAAGAGCAGATCTGA
- a CDS encoding leucyl aminopeptidase, whose protein sequence is MSAYVKIETVSFGEAERRLATASEDGGKPLVLVALAGAKLRFGSESETILKEALPQLTRAAAAAKFTGKRGTSLDLYAPQGLPTVGRLLVIGVGAAAEGDAADKAEIFDDFLGLGGQLAAKLGQGQNALVVFDPPEAPADPAAAAGQFALGAELRAYKFDLYRTKKKKDDTERDGASDIALAIADPDAARAAVGQSLGLAEGVVIARDLVNEPANVLYPEEFARRAAKLAALGVEVEILDVPALQALGFRALLGVGQGSAHPSRVVVLRWNGGAPGAQPIAFVGKGVCFDTGGISIKPAASMEDMKGDMAGAAAVTGLLHALATRKAKANVIGVLGLVENMPSGEAQRPGDIVTSLSGQTIEIINTDAEGRLVLADALWHVKEKYKPAFIIDLATLTGAILVALGQEHAGLFSNNDELAGRILEAGKATGEKLWRLPMGPAYDKLVDSKFADMKNTGGRHAGSITAAQFLERFVDKTPWAHLDIAGTGMGSPASDINQSWASGWGVRLLDRLVKDYYEA, encoded by the coding sequence ATGTCCGCCTATGTGAAAATCGAGACTGTGTCTTTCGGCGAGGCGGAGCGACGCCTGGCGACGGCTTCGGAGGACGGCGGCAAACCTCTCGTCCTCGTTGCTCTCGCCGGCGCCAAGCTGCGCTTCGGCTCCGAGTCGGAGACCATTCTCAAAGAGGCGCTCCCGCAGCTGACCCGCGCCGCCGCCGCGGCGAAATTCACCGGCAAGCGCGGAACCTCGCTCGATCTCTATGCGCCGCAGGGGCTTCCCACCGTCGGCCGCCTGCTGGTCATCGGCGTCGGCGCCGCCGCGGAGGGCGATGCGGCCGATAAGGCCGAGATCTTCGACGATTTCCTCGGCCTCGGTGGCCAGCTGGCCGCCAAGCTCGGCCAGGGCCAGAATGCGCTCGTCGTCTTCGATCCGCCGGAGGCCCCGGCCGATCCCGCCGCTGCGGCCGGCCAATTCGCGCTCGGCGCGGAGCTGCGCGCCTATAAGTTCGATCTCTACCGCACCAAAAAGAAAAAGGACGATACGGAGCGCGACGGCGCGAGCGACATAGCGCTCGCCATCGCCGACCCGGACGCCGCGCGCGCCGCGGTCGGGCAATCGCTCGGTCTCGCCGAGGGCGTCGTCATCGCCCGCGATCTCGTCAATGAGCCGGCCAATGTCCTCTATCCAGAGGAATTCGCGCGCCGCGCCGCCAAGCTCGCCGCTCTCGGCGTCGAGGTGGAGATTCTCGATGTTCCGGCGCTGCAGGCGCTGGGCTTCCGCGCGCTGCTCGGCGTCGGCCAAGGCTCCGCGCATCCGAGCCGCGTGGTGGTGCTGCGCTGGAACGGCGGCGCCCCCGGCGCGCAGCCCATCGCCTTTGTCGGCAAGGGCGTCTGCTTCGACACGGGCGGCATCTCCATCAAGCCCGCCGCCAGCATGGAGGATATGAAGGGCGACATGGCCGGCGCCGCGGCCGTGACCGGCCTTCTCCACGCGCTCGCCACGCGCAAGGCCAAGGCCAATGTCATCGGCGTGCTCGGCCTCGTCGAGAACATGCCCTCGGGAGAGGCGCAGCGGCCGGGCGACATCGTCACCTCGCTCTCCGGCCAGACCATCGAGATCATCAACACCGATGCGGAAGGGCGCCTCGTGCTCGCCGACGCGCTCTGGCATGTGAAGGAGAAATACAAGCCAGCCTTCATCATCGATCTGGCGACGCTGACCGGCGCCATTCTGGTGGCGCTAGGCCAGGAGCACGCCGGCCTCTTCTCCAACAATGACGAGCTGGCGGGCCGCATTCTCGAGGCGGGCAAGGCGACCGGCGAGAAGCTGTGGCGGCTGCCGATGGGGCCGGCCTATGACAAGCTCGTCGATTCGAAATTCGCCGATATGAAGAACACGGGCGGCCGCCACGCCGGCTCGATCACGGCGGCGCAATTTCTGGAGCGATTCGTCGACAAGACGCCATGGGCGCATCTCGACATCGCCGGCACGGGCATGGGCTCCCCGGCCTCCGACATCAACCAGAGCTGGGCTTCCGGCTGGGGCGTGCGGCTGCTGGACCGTCTGGTGAAGGATTATTACGAGGCCTGA
- a CDS encoding MFS transporter translates to MSRSVADRPEAGAPAFPVLGAISFSHFLNDMMQSLLPAIYPLLKGGFDLDFGQIGLLSLTYQITASLLQPLVGLYTDRRPQPFSLVVGMGSTLCGLLGLAFAPSYPALLAAAALLGVGSSIFHPESSRIARIASGGAHGLAQSLFQVGGNFGSSLGPLLAAFFILPRGQSSLAWFALVALAGICVVTPLGHWIRSNGHARTRSSAATRGSAGLSPAQRRRTLAVLIALMFSKFVYLAGLSNYYVFYLMSRFDTSPRDSQIYLFVFLATSAGGTVIGGAVGDRLGRKRVIWGSILGVLPFTLALPYVGLPATVGLSAVIGFMLSSAFPAILVYAQELTPNRIGAVSGLFFGFAFGMSGLGAAALGALADRTSIEFVYQICSFLPLIGLLAIFLPAGDAKASA, encoded by the coding sequence TTGAGCAGATCCGTCGCCGATCGGCCGGAGGCCGGCGCGCCCGCATTTCCCGTGCTGGGCGCGATCAGCTTCTCCCATTTTCTGAACGATATGATGCAGTCGCTGCTGCCGGCGATCTATCCGCTGCTGAAGGGCGGGTTCGATCTCGATTTCGGGCAGATCGGCCTGCTCAGCCTCACCTATCAGATCACCGCCTCGCTGCTGCAGCCGCTGGTCGGCCTCTACACCGATCGCCGCCCGCAACCCTTCTCGCTGGTCGTCGGCATGGGATCGACGCTGTGCGGCCTGCTCGGCCTCGCCTTCGCGCCGAGCTATCCGGCGCTGCTCGCGGCGGCGGCGCTGCTCGGCGTCGGCTCCTCCATCTTCCATCCCGAATCCTCGCGCATCGCCCGCATCGCCTCGGGCGGCGCGCATGGCCTCGCGCAATCGCTGTTTCAGGTGGGCGGAAATTTCGGCTCCTCGCTCGGACCATTGCTCGCCGCATTCTTCATTCTGCCGCGCGGACAGAGCAGCCTCGCCTGGTTCGCGCTCGTCGCGCTCGCCGGCATTTGCGTGGTGACGCCGCTCGGACATTGGATTCGCAGCAATGGCCATGCGCGGACCCGGTCCAGCGCGGCGACGCGCGGGAGCGCCGGCCTCTCGCCCGCGCAACGCCGCCGCACGCTCGCTGTGCTCATCGCGCTGATGTTCTCGAAATTCGTCTATCTCGCCGGGCTCAGCAATTATTATGTCTTTTATCTGATGAGCCGTTTCGACACGTCGCCGCGGGACTCGCAAATCTATCTGTTCGTCTTTCTCGCCACATCGGCGGGAGGCACGGTCATCGGCGGCGCGGTGGGCGATCGGCTCGGCCGCAAGCGCGTGATCTGGGGCTCCATTCTCGGCGTCCTGCCCTTCACGCTCGCCCTGCCCTATGTCGGCCTGCCGGCGACGGTCGGCCTCAGCGCGGTGATCGGCTTCATGCTGTCCTCGGCCTTTCCGGCGATTCTCGTCTATGCGCAGGAGCTGACGCCCAATCGCATCGGCGCAGTCTCCGGCCTCTTCTTCGGCTTCGCCTTCGGCATGAGCGGACTCGGCGCAGCGGCGCTGGGCGCGCTCGCGGATCGCACGAGCATAGAATTCGTCTATCAGATCTGCTCTTTCCTGCCGCTGATCGGGCTGCTCGCGATCTTCCTTCCCGCAGGAGACGCAAAGGCGTCCGCGTGA
- a CDS encoding DUF6502 family protein, translating into MADSEDNGLTDAARLQQPIARLLRPLVRLLIRYGVTFPALCELLRELYVNVAVHDCALPDKEQTDSRISLLTGIHRKEVRRLREAGAPVRTVPASVSRTSQIVALWLGDRRFADRKGAPAPLRRAGSPGRGPTFESLVEEVTRDVRPRAVLDEWLDRKIVSLDADGRVVLGEAAIAPDKGDERQLYYFGRNLHDHIAAAAANIVQEPAPFMERAVHYEGLSEDGARRLEALSRELAMEGLIAANREAQTLQRSDEEGRWRWTFGVYVYREDERPSSEPASGKKGARA; encoded by the coding sequence ATGGCCGATAGCGAGGACAATGGGCTTACCGACGCCGCGCGCCTGCAACAGCCGATCGCCCGGCTGCTGCGTCCGCTCGTGCGGCTGCTGATTCGCTATGGCGTGACATTTCCCGCGCTCTGCGAGCTGCTGCGCGAGCTCTATGTGAATGTCGCGGTTCACGACTGCGCTCTGCCGGACAAGGAGCAGACCGACAGCCGCATCAGCCTGCTCACCGGCATTCACCGCAAGGAGGTCCGCCGCCTCCGAGAGGCCGGCGCGCCGGTGCGGACCGTTCCCGCCAGCGTCTCGCGCACCTCGCAAATCGTCGCTCTATGGCTCGGCGACCGGCGCTTCGCCGATCGGAAAGGCGCCCCGGCGCCGCTGCGGCGCGCCGGATCGCCGGGCCGCGGTCCGACCTTCGAATCGCTGGTCGAGGAAGTGACGCGCGACGTGCGGCCGCGCGCCGTGCTCGACGAATGGCTCGATCGCAAGATCGTCTCGCTGGATGCGGATGGACGCGTCGTGCTCGGCGAGGCGGCCATCGCGCCCGACAAGGGCGACGAACGTCAGCTCTACTATTTCGGCCGCAATCTCCACGATCACATAGCGGCGGCGGCCGCCAATATCGTTCAGGAGCCGGCGCCCTTCATGGAGCGCGCCGTTCATTATGAAGGCCTCTCGGAAGATGGCGCGCGGCGTCTCGAGGCGCTGTCGCGCGAGCTGGCGATGGAAGGGCTGATCGCGGCCAATCGCGAGGCGCAGACGCTCCAGCGCAGCGACGAGGAAGGACGCTGGCGCTGGACCTTCGGCGTCTATGTCTATCGCGAGGACGAGCGGCCGTCGAGCGAGCCGGCGAGCGGAAAGAAGGGCGCGCGCGCGTGA
- a CDS encoding response regulator transcription factor: MTILLVEDEADLAQLLVDQMRGAGLVVDRVGSLDDAVESVRQFPYDLVLLDRRLPDGDGLSIVPQLRRTRPGIRVLVVTALDGASDRVEGLDSGADDYLIKPFDTEELLARIRASLRRPGCEISPPIAVGALSFDLATRNASVGGRALVLHGRELALLEALIRRVGRVVSRSVLMGEVYGLDEDTLPNSLDVLVSRLRKRLGDAKAGTSIYPARGIGYILTETQP; encoded by the coding sequence ATGACCATCTTGCTCGTCGAGGACGAGGCCGATCTCGCGCAATTGCTCGTCGATCAGATGCGCGGCGCGGGATTGGTCGTCGATCGCGTCGGCTCGCTCGACGACGCCGTCGAATCCGTGCGACAATTTCCTTACGATCTCGTCTTGCTGGATCGGCGCCTGCCGGACGGCGACGGCTTGTCGATCGTGCCCCAGCTGAGAAGGACGCGACCGGGCATACGCGTTCTCGTCGTCACTGCGCTCGACGGGGCCAGCGACAGGGTCGAGGGGCTCGATAGCGGCGCCGATGACTATCTGATCAAGCCCTTCGACACCGAGGAGCTGCTGGCGCGCATACGCGCGAGCCTCAGGCGTCCCGGTTGCGAGATCTCTCCTCCCATCGCCGTCGGCGCGCTGTCCTTCGATCTCGCCACCCGCAACGCCAGCGTCGGCGGCCGCGCCTTGGTGCTGCATGGACGTGAGCTCGCTCTGCTCGAGGCGCTCATTCGCCGCGTCGGCCGCGTCGTCTCGCGCAGCGTGCTCATGGGCGAGGTCTATGGCCTCGACGAGGATACGCTGCCGAACTCGCTCGATGTGCTGGTGTCGCGCTTGCGCAAGCGCCTCGGCGACGCGAAGGCGGGAACGAGCATCTACCCGGCCCGCGGCATCGGATATATCCTCACCGAGACGCAGCCGTGA
- a CDS encoding glycosyltransferase family 4 protein, whose protein sequence is MNMHATPDFLKDAASARLAEDMARQQDMARQQDMARQQDEATRIALYLAAQIQKEHFELHRQRVAGAIDPVTAHCYLKIKEFVWTMTRLLGLAHLHDGTRKRIPAPRHPLNPLGENDPTRAILDSASPRLFIDVTPTYRHGGNQGIQRVVREIAKRSMRGEGALPVVIANGRLAPFFERRAPLPTIEFRKGDKFLILDASWQATGEYVPIIEKLTAAGGQLVTLVYDLIPLTQPLSVAAPMTDQFRTWFESIVLKSDRILCISRSVADDVVAYISREGARTKPDLRVGWWRLGADFDEQAEKSVSAEARAIAADETPFFLSVGTLEPRKAYPIALEAFDLLWRSNVLDARYVIIGRPGWQSEALQREIREHPEFGRRLFWLNDASDADLRHCYERARGLIFPSMVEGFGLPLVEAGRRGVPVIASDIPVFREIAGPDVRYFDLLDSVDLAREILRLAREAPMRGEASYLTWDDAADALLKLVTNDAYQARIAGAASDFCNMPQQEPS, encoded by the coding sequence ATGAACATGCATGCAACGCCGGATTTTCTGAAAGACGCAGCCTCGGCCCGGCTCGCCGAAGACATGGCGCGACAGCAGGACATGGCGCGACAGCAGGACATGGCGCGACAGCAGGATGAGGCGACGCGGATCGCGCTCTATCTCGCTGCGCAGATTCAGAAAGAGCATTTCGAGCTGCATCGCCAGCGCGTCGCCGGCGCCATCGATCCCGTCACCGCGCATTGCTATCTGAAGATCAAGGAATTCGTCTGGACCATGACGCGTCTGCTCGGCCTCGCGCATCTGCACGACGGCACGCGCAAGCGCATTCCCGCGCCGCGGCATCCTCTGAATCCGCTCGGCGAGAACGACCCCACTCGCGCCATTCTCGACTCCGCCTCGCCGCGCCTCTTCATCGATGTGACGCCGACCTATCGGCATGGCGGCAATCAGGGAATTCAACGCGTCGTTCGTGAGATCGCCAAGCGTTCCATGCGCGGCGAGGGCGCGCTTCCCGTGGTGATCGCCAATGGTCGGCTCGCGCCTTTCTTCGAGCGCCGCGCGCCGCTGCCGACGATAGAATTTCGCAAGGGCGACAAATTCCTGATCTTGGATGCGAGCTGGCAGGCGACGGGCGAATATGTTCCGATCATCGAAAAGCTGACGGCCGCGGGCGGACAGCTCGTCACTCTGGTCTATGATCTCATCCCGCTGACGCAGCCGCTCAGCGTCGCCGCGCCGATGACGGATCAATTCAGGACATGGTTCGAATCCATCGTGCTGAAGAGCGATCGCATCCTCTGCATATCGCGCAGCGTGGCCGATGACGTCGTCGCCTATATCTCGCGCGAAGGCGCGCGGACGAAGCCGGATCTGCGCGTCGGCTGGTGGCGCCTCGGCGCGGATTTCGACGAGCAGGCCGAAAAATCCGTGTCCGCCGAGGCGCGGGCGATAGCGGCCGACGAGACGCCTTTCTTTTTGAGCGTCGGCACGCTCGAGCCCAGAAAAGCCTATCCGATCGCGCTCGAAGCCTTCGATCTTCTGTGGCGCTCCAATGTCCTCGACGCGCGCTATGTCATCATCGGCCGTCCCGGCTGGCAGAGCGAGGCGCTTCAGCGCGAGATCAGAGAACATCCAGAGTTCGGTCGCCGTCTCTTCTGGCTGAACGATGCGAGCGACGCCGATCTTCGCCATTGTTATGAGCGCGCGCGCGGCTTGATCTTTCCGTCCATGGTCGAAGGATTCGGCCTGCCGCTCGTCGAGGCCGGCCGGCGCGGAGTTCCCGTCATCGCCTCGGATATTCCGGTGTTTCGCGAAATCGCCGGCCCTGACGTCCGCTATTTCGATCTTCTCGATTCGGTCGATCTCGCGCGCGAGATTCTGCGTCTCGCGCGCGAGGCGCCGATGCGCGGCGAAGCCTCCTATCTCACATGGGACGACGCCGCGGATGCGCTGCTGAAGCTGGTGACGAATGACGCCTATCAGGCGCGAATCGCCGGCGCGGCCAGCGATTTTTGCAACATGCCGCAACAGGAGCCTTCATGA
- the lptG gene encoding LPS export ABC transporter permease LptG, giving the protein MIGVTITRYLAARFTRTIMAIFVTMFCLMFVVYFVELLRRAGDVPQAGAGTVALMTLLRVPATAEMILPFAVLFGSMATFVDLTRKLELVVARAAGMSVWQFLLPPALVAAAIGVVSVTLYNPVSAMMKMRSDQMELDLFGVEGSVRIDHGKWFRLNGVDGQAIMHAVDVRAGGLALDGVSVNVYQKDGVFLERVEAQRARLQAGVFVLEDARVSAPGEESRAVGSYLLATDLTPEQLASAATPPQGAPFWDLPRLGDSSRDAGLDPTGYALQFQTLLARPLLLVAMVLVAASFSLRFFRFGGIARTISGGVASGFVLYIGTKIFSDLGGAGVISPLVAAWSPALVGSMLGALALLHSEDG; this is encoded by the coding sequence ATGATCGGCGTCACCATCACGCGCTATCTCGCCGCGCGCTTCACCCGGACGATCATGGCGATCTTCGTCACCATGTTCTGTCTCATGTTCGTCGTCTATTTCGTGGAGCTGCTGCGCCGCGCCGGCGACGTGCCGCAGGCGGGCGCCGGCACGGTGGCGCTGATGACGCTGCTGCGCGTCCCCGCGACGGCGGAGATGATTCTCCCCTTCGCCGTGCTGTTCGGCTCCATGGCGACCTTCGTCGATCTCACCCGCAAGCTCGAGCTGGTGGTGGCCCGCGCCGCCGGCATGTCGGTCTGGCAGTTCCTGCTGCCGCCGGCCCTGGTGGCGGCGGCGATCGGGGTCGTCTCGGTCACGCTCTACAATCCTGTCTCCGCCATGATGAAGATGCGCTCCGACCAGATGGAGCTCGACCTTTTCGGCGTCGAGGGCAGCGTGCGCATCGATCACGGCAAATGGTTCCGCCTCAATGGCGTCGACGGCCAGGCGATCATGCATGCGGTCGATGTGCGGGCGGGTGGGCTCGCGCTCGACGGCGTCAGCGTCAATGTCTATCAGAAGGACGGAGTCTTTCTCGAGCGCGTCGAGGCGCAGCGGGCGCGGCTGCAAGCCGGCGTCTTCGTGCTCGAGGACGCCCGCGTCAGCGCGCCGGGCGAGGAATCGCGGGCCGTCGGCTCCTATCTGCTGGCCACCGATCTGACGCCCGAGCAGCTCGCCTCGGCCGCCACGCCGCCGCAGGGGGCGCCCTTCTGGGATCTGCCGCGGCTCGGCGACAGCAGCCGCGACGCCGGCCTCGACCCGACCGGCTATGCGCTGCAATTCCAGACGCTTCTGGCGCGTCCGCTGCTGCTCGTCGCCATGGTTCTCGTGGCCGCTTCCTTTTCATTAAGATTCTTTCGATTTGGCGGAATCGCGCGGACCATTTCGGGTGGCGTCGCGTCGGGCTTCGTGCTTTATATCGGCACGAAAATCTTTTCCGATCTGGGTGGCGCAGGCGTCATCAGCCCGCTCGTCGCTGCTTGGTCGCCTGCTCTCGTCGGAAGCATGTTGGGTGCGCTCGCTCTCTTGCATTCGGAGGACGGCTGA
- a CDS encoding MBL fold metallo-hydrolase — protein MPKIARASLVLVASVFALAAAAQQRPDFSKVEIKTTQLAPNFHVLEGQGGAISVLSGPEGVLLVDSQFAPLTDKIVEAIKKISDKPIRFLVNTHVHGDHVGGNENLAKSGALIFARDQLRARLQNPNPAADGTPGKPAVAEALPVVTYDNQVTIHIDGEHVRLIPIRNAHTDGDTLVFFPEHDILAVGDYFRSTGYPVVDLNNGGTLAGIIDGLGATIGRAGPNTKVVPGHGPIVGRDALIAQRDLIIAVRDKVAALVDQGKTLEETIAAKPTAEFDAKVPNAEQSSERFVKWLYAEVKAAKTKTAAR, from the coding sequence ATGCCTAAGATCGCCCGCGCCTCCCTCGTTCTCGTCGCGAGCGTTTTCGCTCTCGCGGCCGCGGCGCAGCAGCGCCCCGACTTCAGCAAGGTCGAAATCAAGACGACGCAGCTCGCGCCGAATTTCCATGTTCTGGAAGGGCAGGGCGGCGCGATCAGCGTGCTGAGCGGCCCCGAGGGCGTGCTGCTCGTCGACTCGCAATTCGCGCCGCTGACCGACAAGATCGTCGAGGCGATCAAGAAGATCTCCGACAAGCCGATCCGCTTCCTCGTCAATACGCATGTGCATGGCGACCATGTGGGCGGCAATGAGAATCTGGCCAAGTCCGGCGCGCTGATCTTCGCGCGCGATCAGCTGCGCGCCCGCCTTCAGAATCCCAATCCGGCTGCGGATGGAACGCCCGGCAAGCCCGCCGTGGCCGAGGCGCTGCCTGTCGTCACCTATGACAATCAGGTCACCATTCATATCGACGGCGAGCATGTGCGGCTCATTCCCATCCGCAACGCGCATACGGATGGCGACACGCTGGTCTTCTTCCCCGAGCACGACATTCTCGCGGTCGGCGATTATTTCCGCAGCACGGGCTATCCGGTCGTCGATCTCAACAATGGCGGCACGCTCGCCGGCATCATAGACGGGCTCGGCGCCACCATCGGCCGCGCCGGCCCCAACACCAAGGTCGTGCCCGGCCATGGCCCGATCGTCGGTCGCGATGCGCTCATCGCCCAGCGCGATCTCATCATCGCCGTGCGCGACAAGGTCGCCGCGCTCGTCGATCAGGGCAAGACGCTGGAGGAGACCATCGCCGCCAAGCCGACGGCCGAGTTCGACGCCAAGGTTCCGAATGCGGAGCAGAGCTCCGAGCGCTTCGTCAAATGGCTCTACGCCGAGGTCAAGGCGGCCAAGACCAAGACGGCGGCGCGCTGA
- a CDS encoding DUF5666 domain-containing protein, producing the protein MSPFRHPTRRQLASLLASLLSSAVTRVQAAGDKPKDNGIGGTGYISVIPDRDNGIGGTGVVGTIRAFGSIIVNGLRISYPADADVRIDGHAASVGDLRIGHVVSLVAVDDGGRSTTNKIQILREVVGPVEQVFDHGLRVLGQRIEFGRGARIEKPSAFAIGQHVAVSGLRLPDQTIVASLVERVEPGAAQLAGVVTRAADRRLAIGAQTLSGVAEAMLGQRILVRGAAADGTLDVISTSADAWLPRGPSNFLVETYLERRGATVKTASGLSLGGGHDLSFQGVARAVVDIDATSAGGWSIRSLTTSETLGKRGAAKEQREIPEPPSPTRRPADTSPGVGVEFPSGLDSSAAPRGYGTPAIPTGPVGPGFPSGPGGFGSGGGAPNPGFGRSGR; encoded by the coding sequence GTGAGCCCGTTCCGCCATCCGACTCGACGGCAATTGGCGAGCCTGCTCGCCTCGTTGCTCTCTTCCGCCGTGACGCGCGTCCAGGCCGCGGGCGACAAGCCCAAGGACAATGGCATTGGCGGGACCGGCTATATTTCCGTCATTCCCGACCGCGACAATGGCATTGGCGGAACCGGCGTCGTCGGAACCATTCGCGCTTTCGGCAGCATCATCGTCAACGGGCTTCGCATCTCCTATCCCGCGGACGCGGACGTGCGCATCGACGGCCACGCGGCGAGCGTCGGCGATCTGCGCATCGGCCATGTCGTCTCGCTGGTGGCCGTCGACGACGGCGGACGATCGACGACGAATAAAATTCAGATTTTGCGCGAGGTCGTCGGGCCGGTGGAGCAAGTCTTCGACCATGGCTTGCGCGTTCTCGGCCAAAGAATCGAATTCGGGCGCGGCGCCAGGATCGAGAAGCCGAGCGCCTTCGCCATCGGCCAGCATGTGGCGGTGAGCGGCCTTCGCCTGCCGGATCAGACGATCGTCGCGAGCCTCGTGGAGCGCGTGGAGCCCGGCGCCGCCCAGCTCGCCGGCGTCGTCACGCGCGCGGCGGATCGACGGCTCGCCATCGGCGCACAAACCCTGTCCGGCGTCGCGGAGGCCATGCTCGGCCAACGCATATTGGTGCGCGGCGCGGCTGCGGATGGAACGCTGGACGTGATCTCGACATCCGCCGACGCCTGGCTCCCGCGCGGGCCGAGCAATTTTCTGGTGGAGACCTATCTCGAGCGGCGCGGCGCGACAGTGAAGACCGCGAGCGGCCTGTCGCTCGGCGGCGGCCATGACCTTTCCTTCCAGGGCGTGGCGCGCGCCGTCGTCGACATAGACGCGACATCGGCGGGCGGCTGGTCGATCCGCTCGCTGACGACGAGCGAGACGCTCGGCAAGCGCGGCGCCGCCAAGGAGCAGCGCGAGATCCCGGAGCCGCCGAGCCCGACGCGCCGGCCCGCCGACACATCCCCCGGCGTCGGCGTCGAATTTCCGTCCGGCCTCGACTCTTCGGCCGCGCCGCGCGGCTATGGGACTCCTGCAATCCCGACGGGTCCCGTCGGTCCGGGCTTTCCTTCCGGGCCGGGCGGCTTCGGCAGCGGCGGCGGCGCGCCGAACCCCGGCTTCGGCCGGTCGGGGCGATGA